Genomic window (Sinorhizobium sojae CCBAU 05684):
AATGGAGGTTGCCGCCGCGGGACCGACTGCACCTTGATCCGGCACAACAGATGCGCCGGAAAGTAGAGTCGTCTGAGACGCTGGGTGGGCGAAGCTTGCTCTGCGCCTCCTCGCCGCCCCACCTTGAAGCCTAAGGACGCCCCCGGATAAGTCTTGTCGGTTCCCGTTGTGTTTTGGATAAAAGCGCCCGCGCCGCGTGCGGATGCTTGCGTTCAGTTACGGCCGAGATGGGGGAGATTTATCGACAAGAGATGGTTCACCACCGGCGCCTCCGGACCCTTGTGGAAGCGGCGGACTTGCTGCTGAACGTCGGCGTCGGCCTTCGAGACACGCCGGTGCTGGCGAAGGTGCTCGGCCCAGGATTCGACCATGAACCACTCGACGATCCTCTCCGGATCGGCGGCGTCCTCGGTGACGCCCCAGCCATACGCGCCATCACGGCGACGCTCCCCGGAAAGCCTGGCGAGCGCCTTCAGAAAATCGCTGTGGTTGTTTTTGTCGACCCGGTATTCGATCGTAACGAGCACGGGACCGCGATCATGTTCGACGGGCGCAGCCGTCAGGGGTTCCGGCCAGTGGTTGGATGCAATCAGGTCCGCCTCACCCTTTGGCAGCTTGACGAGATGGAATATGAGGCCTGCCAGAGCAAGTCCGACGGCGCCGAGGACAAGTGTCGTCGGAACTCCGGCGACCTCGGCGACGACGCCCCAGGCGAGGCTGCCGGCAGTCATCGCACCGTTGAACACCGTGAGATAGACGGCGAGCGAACGTCCCCGAACCCAATTTGGCAGGATCGATTGTGCGGCCCCGTTCAGTGTTGTGAGCGCAGTGATCCAGGCGGCCCCTAGCGCAAGCAGAGCCAGAATGGCGAGCCATCGAGGCGGCGCGAAGGACAGCCCAGCCATCACGGCAGCCGTGACAAGCGCCGAACCGAGCAACAGCGCGTCCGCATCGAGCCGTGCACGAAGCTTCGGCATGACCAGTGCGCCGCCGATCGCCCCCGCGCCGACCGCGCCCAGCAAGATCCCGTAAAAACCGGCGTCACCGCCGAGAAGATTGCGGGCGACCAGGGGCAGAAGCGCCCAGACAGAACTCGAAAAAGCGAAGAAGGCGGCCGCCCGGAGAAGCACGACATGCAGTTCGCGGCTCGCCCTCGCATAGCGCAGACCAGCGCGGAAGGCTCCGAAGAAGCGTTCGGACAAGCCATCGTCTGCATCTGGCGCGCGCCTCCACCAGATGAGGGCAGCGATGACGAAAACATAGCTGATGACGTCCACGCCATAGGTAAAGGCCGCGCCGAACCAGGCAAGCAGCAGGCCACCGACTGCCGGGCCGATCGCTCGGGAGATATTGATGCCCAGCGAGTTGAGCGCCACGGCACCTTTGAGATCCTGCTTTGGGACGAGTTCGGGAACGATGGCCTGCCAGGTCGGGGCCATCAGCGCCGCTCCAATGCCGCCGACGAAAGTGAGCGCAATCAGGGACGTGATGGTCTGCAACTCCATGGCAGACAGCAACATGAGGCAAACGCTGGCCGCGACAAGCAGAAGCTGTATGGCGAGCAGGAACTTGCGGCGGTCCAGAATGTCCGACAGTACACCTGCAGGTATCGCGAGGAGAAAGATCGGGAGCGTCGCCGCGGCCTGAACCGCCGCGACTGCTGCAGGTGCGTTCGAGAGGTCGGTGACAAGCCACGAGCTTGCGACATCGCGGATGAAGCTGCCGGTATTGCCGATTATGGTCGCCACCCAAAGAATGGCGAAGGTCTTCTGGCGAAGCGGTGCGAACCCGCCGGAAGCCGCCGGGGTTTCAGATAGAGAACTCATGAAGTCCGTCCCTTTCCGGATGCGCCATGTTCACGCAGCTCGTGCCATGCCACCAGAGTGAACGCGCCAACGAGGCCTACATGTTCGAAGAAGCCGTTCATGGCCATTGATCGCTCCATTCCAGGCGGCAATTCCCAGAAGCGAAGCGCGATGAAAGTCGCGGCGAGCGTGAAGACGGCAAGCGCAAGCGCGGCCGCCCAGCGGAAGATGCCGGCAAGGATGAGTGCGGACATCGAAAGCTCGAAAACGATCACGCCGACGGCGAAGATCGGCGCCGGATGCAGGCCGAAATGCTCCATTTCGGCGATCGCACCCGGAAAGTCGAATATCTTCGTCAGCGGTCCCTGGATATAGGCCGAGCAGAGCGCCAGCAGGCCGATGAACAGAATGCGTCTGTCGGCGAGGCCCGGCCGAAAGCGGCCGGCTAGATGCTTCTCGAGGGAAAACAGGCTCATCATCTTGGCTCTTTCTCAGGCGGCCTTTCAACTTTGCGTAGGGCTGTCCGGGATACCCCTTTGTAATAGGCGCTATGCTTCGGCAGTGGGTGGTTCACAACGACTATCGCCCACGGGTGGCGGGGACTAGCCGTTGATTGGCCCAGGTCTTGGCCGAGAACGAACGACGAGCTGATTAAGCTTGAGACTACCGTTATCGCGGCTGCGACAGTCATCTTTTTCATTTCTTGATCCTTACCGAGAGCTTCGGCTGTCGATGAAGTCCCTTTCCGCTGTCTTCACACGGCCCAGCACGAGCAGCCGAGCGCGCCGAAGAAGCCCTTGAGATCGGCGATCGGCAGGCGTGACGTCCAGGCCGCGGCATGGTCATGACCATGCATGCCGCAACTGCTGGAGCAACCGCAGGACGCGATCGCGGTTCGCCGAAGCGAATGCCGGCCGGCCCCTTCCGGCTCGCCCCAGGCGGCGTATCCGCCATAGGTTCTGACCGGCGACCAGTCCGGCATTGCCGGCGGCAACGGATTTTCATCGAGGCTGGCGAAATCGTTCGCCGCATAGACGATCCTGCCGCCAACCATCGTAAGGTCGGACGTCAGGAACGAGATCTCGTCCTCGGCGCAGGCGAAGTAGTCCTTGCTGGGAACGATCAGGTCGGCGAGCTGGCCCTTCTCGATGCGCCCCTTCTTGCCCTCCTCGTTGGAGAACCACTGCACCTTTTCGGTCCACATGCGCAGCGCCGTTTCGCGGTCGAGGCAATTGGCGCGCGGATAGAGCTGCATGCCGCCCACCGTCTTGCCGGTCACCAGCCAGGAAAGCGAGACCCAGGGGTTATAGGACGCGACGCGCGTAGCATCGGTGCCCGCGGAGACATTCACGCCCTTCTCCAGCATGCGTGCGACTGGCGGCGTCGCCTCGGCGACGCCATGACCGTAGCGCTCGACGAAATATTCGCCCTGATAGGCCATGCGGTGCTGCACGGCGATGCCGCCCCCGAGCGCGGCGATCCGGTCGATCGATTGGTCGGAGATCGTCTCGGCATGGTCGAAGAACCAGTTGATGCCGGAAAGCGGGATATCCTGGTTCACCTTCTCGAAGACGTCGAGCGCACGGCTGATCGTCTCGTCATAGGTGGCGTGCAGGCGCCAGGGCCAGCGGTTCTCGGCGAGCATGCGCACCACCTCCTCGAGCTCACCTTCCATTTCCGGCGCCAAATCGGGGCGCGGCTCGCGGAAGTCCTCAAAGTCGGCGGCCGAGAAGACCAGCATCTCGCCGGCACCATTGTGCCGGAAGAAATCGTCGCCCTGCTTGTATTTGACCGAGGAGGTCCACTTGAGGAAATCCTCCTTCTCCTCCTTCGGCTTCTGCGTGAAAAGATTGTAGGCAAGCCTGACGGTCATCTGCCCTTCATCGGCGAGCTTCTGGATGACGGCGTAGTCGTCCGGGTAGTTCTGGAAGCCGCCGCCCGCATCGATGACGCTGGTGACCCCGAGGCGATTGAGCTCGCGCATGAAGTGACGCGTCGAATTGACCTGGTACTCGAAGGGGAGCTTCGGCCCCTTGGCAAGCGTCGAGTAGAGAATGCCCGCATTCGGCTTGGCAAGCAGGAGCCCCGTCGGGTTGCCCTCGGCATCGCGAGTGATCTCGCCGCCGGGAGGGTTCGGAGTTTCCTTGGTAAAGCCAACAGCGCGAAGTGCGGCGGCGTTGAGCAGCGCCCGGTCGTAGAGATGCAGCAGGAACACCGGCGTATCGGGAGCGACCGCGTTGATCTCCTCGATCGTCGGCAGCCGCTTTTCGGCGAACTGGTGCTCGGTGAAGCCGCCGACGACGCGCACCCACTGCGGCGGCGGCGTGATCGCGACCTGACGCTTCAGCATATCCATCGCGTCGGCAAGCGAGCCCAGGCCGTCCCAGCGCAGCTCCATGTTGAAGTTCAGCCCGCCACGGACGACGTGGGTGTGGTTGTCGTTGAGGCCCGGCAGGACGCGCTTTCCCTTGAGGTCAACGACCTTGGTGTCGGGCCCGACAAGAGCCATGATCTCCTGATCCTGCCCAACCGCGAGGAACTTGCCGTCCTTGATGGCGACGGCCGTCGCGTTCGGATTCGTGCGGTCGAGCGTTGTCAGCAGACCATGGTGTAGGATCAGATCAGCGCTCATTGGCTTGTCTCCTAAGGTCGAAGCGGAATTGGCGGCGCGCGCCGGTGAAAACAGGTTTGGGAGCGCCAGGGCAGACGCCGCTCCTAGAAAACCGCGGCGGGTCGGCATTAGCTGATCTCCCGCGTCGAAGTCCGGTCGGGCACACCAGCATGGTCATGAACGGCCCCGGTCGGCAGTTCCCCGAAGACGTGCGGGACACAGCGGCTATGGAACCAGGAAACGGTGACCGGATTGCCTGACAACAGGCGCTTGACGAGGGGCACCGCCTGTTCGCCGACGAGGATGCCTAGGAGCCCCACCAGCGCGA
Coding sequences:
- a CDS encoding XapX domain-containing protein — protein: MKMYLLSLGAGLLVGVIYSLLNVRSPAPPVIALVGLLGILVGEQAVPLVKRLLSGNPVTVSWFHSRCVPHVFGELPTGAVHDHAGVPDRTSTREIS
- a CDS encoding DoxX family protein, giving the protein MSLFSLEKHLAGRFRPGLADRRILFIGLLALCSAYIQGPLTKIFDFPGAIAEMEHFGLHPAPIFAVGVIVFELSMSALILAGIFRWAAALALAVFTLAATFIALRFWELPPGMERSMAMNGFFEHVGLVGAFTLVAWHELREHGASGKGRTS
- a CDS encoding MFS transporter; the protein is MSSLSETPAASGGFAPLRQKTFAILWVATIIGNTGSFIRDVASSWLVTDLSNAPAAVAAVQAAATLPIFLLAIPAGVLSDILDRRKFLLAIQLLLVAASVCLMLLSAMELQTITSLIALTFVGGIGAALMAPTWQAIVPELVPKQDLKGAVALNSLGINISRAIGPAVGGLLLAWFGAAFTYGVDVISYVFVIAALIWWRRAPDADDGLSERFFGAFRAGLRYARASRELHVVLLRAAAFFAFSSSVWALLPLVARNLLGGDAGFYGILLGAVGAGAIGGALVMPKLRARLDADALLLGSALVTAAVMAGLSFAPPRWLAILALLALGAAWITALTTLNGAAQSILPNWVRGRSLAVYLTVFNGAMTAGSLAWGVVAEVAGVPTTLVLGAVGLALAGLIFHLVKLPKGEADLIASNHWPEPLTAAPVEHDRGPVLVTIEYRVDKNNHSDFLKALARLSGERRRDGAYGWGVTEDAADPERIVEWFMVESWAEHLRQHRRVSKADADVQQQVRRFHKGPEAPVVNHLLSINLPHLGRN
- a CDS encoding amidohydrolase; its protein translation is MPTRRGFLGAASALALPNLFSPARAANSASTLGDKPMSADLILHHGLLTTLDRTNPNATAVAIKDGKFLAVGQDQEIMALVGPDTKVVDLKGKRVLPGLNDNHTHVVRGGLNFNMELRWDGLGSLADAMDMLKRQVAITPPPQWVRVVGGFTEHQFAEKRLPTIEEINAVAPDTPVFLLHLYDRALLNAAALRAVGFTKETPNPPGGEITRDAEGNPTGLLLAKPNAGILYSTLAKGPKLPFEYQVNSTRHFMRELNRLGVTSVIDAGGGFQNYPDDYAVIQKLADEGQMTVRLAYNLFTQKPKEEKEDFLKWTSSVKYKQGDDFFRHNGAGEMLVFSAADFEDFREPRPDLAPEMEGELEEVVRMLAENRWPWRLHATYDETISRALDVFEKVNQDIPLSGINWFFDHAETISDQSIDRIAALGGGIAVQHRMAYQGEYFVERYGHGVAEATPPVARMLEKGVNVSAGTDATRVASYNPWVSLSWLVTGKTVGGMQLYPRANCLDRETALRMWTEKVQWFSNEEGKKGRIEKGQLADLIVPSKDYFACAEDEISFLTSDLTMVGGRIVYAANDFASLDENPLPPAMPDWSPVRTYGGYAAWGEPEGAGRHSLRRTAIASCGCSSSCGMHGHDHAAAWTSRLPIADLKGFFGALGCSCWAV